TTAAGAAGGCCAAAGAAGACAGATTGCTCACTTGTTGCAGGTGAAGTTTTCATTAGTTTGGCAAGTTCCCTTCCATTTTGCAGGTGGAGGGCCAAAACCTTTATCATTAAAGCTATCCGATTCTGGCCAGATTCCTGTAGAACAACAGTAAGTTCAAAACTTTCCTTTAAGTTTAAAACTGAGCCTGAAATACAGAGAAATATTGGAGTTCCACATTTCTACCCGAATCTATTATTCCAACGATTACGTCTTTTCCTCCTCGAGAACGTCGAACATGGGATCGAGTAAATCCCAAGAAGTCCCATGATCTTGTTGTATGAAGTTCAAACATCGTGTTAGGAAAAACTGACACCACTTCTTCAATCTCTGCAAAGGAACATCAGTTTAATTCATGCAAATAAAGATCGGTCTTCAATACATGCATGACAATCTCACCTGCAAATcttgcaacttcttcatctgtTAGTTTAGCCGCAAATCCATTAAAACTCTTTCCATAACTGTAAATTAGTGAATCCTTTGCAGCTGTAGTGCTGCAATTCAAAGTTTCAAGAACCAGAATTATTCTCCTAATTATGAGTCCCTACTACTTTGTTATAACGATAATGGAAGCCAGTGAATACTAACGATCCATTTAATGACTCCATTATTTGTGCAGTACCTTCCGAGAACCTTTTCCAACATGGAGCAATGCATGACATGAGGTGTGGATGCCCCGAAAATTCCGCCCCTTGGTTTTTCCCCCATGTATACAACATGGACCTGAATTTGAAACCATGAAACTAGGAGTTGATCACCAAATCACTATGCACTCATGTGAAAAGCATCTAGTGGAATTATGCGAACTATACATCTAATTCAACTTAAAAGGCGTACGATTTTAGAGCACTAAACCTTATTATAAGAATAAGCACAACAGGAAATTCAAGCGTACCTTTCGCTCCTGGCAATTGCAGTGCATCACAAAAGCTGTTATGAGGTAGAGAAGAGCAAGTAGTCGTGGCTTGGGCATTCTGATGTCGTTTCCTTCGGGACCTTTGTGACCGGTGAAGGTGAATTTGGTGTCTCATGTAGGATGAGATTTCAGGTTATTTATAATGAACATGAATATTGGAGGGCTTGTCCCACAGCATTTGGATCCCATCACTTCCATGAATGTTAATGTTGTGCTTTGGTTGCTTATGAATTTGTGATTCTCATTCCATTATTCAATACTAAAAGAAGAAAGGGAGTTGCCTTGAATCTTAGTAGGTAGATATTTTCGTTTTGCTTAATAAGAGATGAGCATACAATTTCCAACATGGGCAAATAGCAACTAGCCAATACCTCTGAATTCTTTTTGTAGAACAAAAGAGTGTGgagatgagaaatttgtttATACTCTCAcgctctttttcttccttctctttaATATTGAAACTTATTCCCTATTCCCCTCACTTTTAGAATGGGGAGTGGTGCcaatgaaaaacaaaacattCACAAGAGTACACGTACATCGTATTTTGTCTGTCATTCATAATCCATTGGTCGGCtctgaaaactcttattttagGAACGTTGAAGGCCTGTTTTAAAGACCAGCGGCAACACTGTTCACATTCTCTCGTTCAAGAAAATCAAAAGTTTCTCCAACGAATCAAAATTCCATGCATTAATGTTTTGTTATTGCTTTGGTATTCATGTTCAATCCAACATTTATTACTAATGAAATAAACCCATTTGTCTCTCCCGGGTTAGTCGGGACGCCCAGAAACCGGCAAGTGAATCTAATTAGGGAGATTTAGATATTTCTCATCTGTACTAGGCGGTAAAGAACAGGAGCAACTGAATCAATTGGATCAAGATCAAACAGCCAGTTATCAAaagccaattaaaaaaaaataaaaaaatccacgTGTCTCTTATGGGCAACCAGCTGTGCCAAgactacaaaacataacatcccGTTGTGGATAATGCCTTTCCTACGAGTCTACGACCGAGTCAGAAATACCAAGTAATCTTAGAAGATTTACATATAAATTGGAATAATAAATTAGaagatttacatattttatttatttagatttgCGCAAATTTTAACACTATATCTAAGTTTTACTACTCTCATTCTCACAcaccatatattataattatttttattttaaaaaatatatatattttgattttattatttctaaattaattaatttcttgtgCTTATCATAATATCATCAATATCttagatatttaataatttttcttataagatttttccataaatatatgagatttttCCATAAATATATGAGTGGTAGAATTTTACTTTGGAGAGGTTTCCTGGTTATTTCAAAAACTCCGAAAACCCAAAACACGCATGCAACTTATACATGAAACCGAACTTTGAAAGCTCCCTCGTTGCTCCGCTCACACGCAACCTCGtctttctctcttcctctgACAGGGGAGAGAGAGCTTTGCTTTTACTGTTCCGAACAAGTTTCCTCTCCTCCCTTCTCCCTGCAGAAGAAACGTATTAtcttatatgtttatatattgagtTCTTCTCTCAATTTGTTTTCCTCACGCATTCCCTTTTACAAATAAATCCTATCTCGGATACCCAGAATTTCACATCTTGAAAACGATCAATTCTCTTCGTCCCCAGGATGGCTTTCTTGAGATTCTTTGTTGTTTTCTCTCTACTTTCCCTCGCTTTTTCTTACGAAACTCACAATTCCCATCTTCTTCCGAGGCCTTTGATCCTCGAATACCAGGAGAACATCGAGAATCAGTTCAAGGAGTTCGATGAGGAGCTCAAATTACAGTGTACCAGTTGGAGATTCGCGGTCGAGGCTAACAATCTCAGCCCCTGGAAAATAATTCCCCAGGAATGTGCGGACTATGTGAAGGATTACATAAGGGGCCGGGCCTACACTATCGATATCCAGAGGGTGTCGAAGGAGGCAGGAATTTACGCGAAAAGTGTGGAATTGAGTGGGGATGGGAAGGATGTTTGGGTTTTCGATGTTGACGAGACCTTGCTTTCGAATCTTCCGTATTATGCTGAACATGGTTATGGGTATCATCCTGATTCTTAAAGCTTGCTTCTTTTCtaaagtgttttctttttttataacttagGTTGcttaaatagaaagaaaatagaacAGTGTATTACAGCAAATAAATCACAGACTCTGCAGTGTGGTGGAGGGAAcgataagtagaatttttattttctttaccttCTTTTCTTGGTCAATGTGCAGATTTACTTTCCTTGTATAGCGCAGATCATAGGGCACAATTGTAGCTTCTACCTTTTGTTTAAACATTTGTTTTCCGTTTTttcccttattttttttataattaataagaattttattaacatGAATAGGCATAGTCCAAATATACAAtaagtatacaagaggaaataCCTACACACAACGactaaaaagatagaaaaatacTAAGTTAACTCCAACACATCATCACCATTCATTACATTAGCCTTGGCCCATAGACATAGACTTTCAAAatatctctcatttctttctagCCATAAATATCACATCAAGCACAAAGGCATTATTTTCCAAATGGCTGCAGTAGGTAGACTCCTCCCAGCATACCTCCAACAAGCTAGTAATTTCACCGCATGCTTTGGCATCACCCAGGAAATACCCATCCTTCCAAAAATGACATTCCACAAAATATTAGCCACCTCACCATGGAGAAACAAGTGATTAACTGATTCACCATCAATCTTGCACATAGAACACCAATCAATAATACAAAGACCACGCATTCTTAGATTTTCTGTAGTCAAAATTTTATCATGAGACACCAGCCAATAGAAGAAAAGCTACCTTACTTGGCactttaactttccaaatacttttccaGGGGTAATCACATACACTTTGGCAGGTTTATATTAGGAGTGTACTGAGAATCTGAAATTTCTTTCATGAATCCACAACAATCTGTCTACACTTCCTTGGACAATCTTCAACTCATATAATCTGCTGGGAAAATCTGAAATAACATTAACTTCCCAAtcatttacatttctcatgaaGTCAACGATCCATTGAATGCTATTAttcgaaaaagagagagaatcagCCACAGTTGCATCTTGCTGATTTATTCATTTATCCCCTTATTATTCGATATCTCTTGGAAGATGGGGGTTTAGCTATCTTTTGGAAATTGTACAATCAAATTGGTTAAACGTTGTTTGATTtgtgagaattattttttttttttgataagtaagagattttattgatccacgtaaaaaggcaaagcccgagtacacaggatgtatacaaaagagagcctagttacaaactaagtgctacgaatagtagcataaaagtcatgaAGACTTGTTCTGTTCAATACAATAAAGGACGCCCAAAGTAATAGGGTGTGAAAGAAGAAAGCCCTGAGACCGTCGAGGGAGCGTTCCTTGTTCTCAAAACAGCGTCTATTCCTTTCgatccatgtgcaccacattaagcataaaggtaccatcttccagACAGTAGCTATCTGACGATTGCCCCTCATCCCTTGCCAACAAGACAATAAATCAATCACCCTCCTAGGCATAGCCCATGCAATACCAAGCCTGGATAGGATTTCATCCCATAAGGTCTTAACTACTTCGCAGTGAAGAAGGAGGTGGTCCACAGATTCACTGTCAtgtttgcacatgaagcaccaatccaaTAAGTAGAGTCCACGTTTTCTTAACTTGTCTATAGTCAAAATTTTACCATGAGAAGCCACCCATCCAAAGAAAGCTACCTTAAGGGGAACATTGCACCTCCAGATGTTCTTCCACGGGAAGACATTGCAGGGGTGATTTGTCAAGGCCTTGTAATAAGAACGGACTGAGAATTTCTTATTTCCTGTGCGTATCCAAAGTAAGCAATCCTCCCCTCCAGCCCTTAGCTTCATTTCATACAAAGCGCTATAGAAATCAGTGATGACtcccacctcccaatcctgGGCAGCTCTAGAGAATCTCACAGACCACTGGATAGAGTCATCAGCACTACACATATTATCGGCTACCGAGGAACCCTGATCAAAAGCGATCCTGAAAAGAGAGGGGAAAGCATTTTTCAGGGCGacatccccacaccaaatgtcatgccaaaagcgGATGCGTGTGCCTCTTCCCACCGCAAATTTGCAGTTACCGAGAAAGTTATTCCATCCATTCTGAATAAATTTCCAGACTTCCACGCCGTATGTCCCTCTTGCTTCTTTAGTGCACCATCCCCCCCAAATGCTCCCATATTTGGCATCTAAGGTATGCCTCCAAAGAGCATCTCCCTCAAGATGATaccgccataaccatttccccagGAGTGCCTTGTTGAAGGTTCGCAAATTTCTTAGGCCCAAACCACCACAAGACAACGGAGTGCATACTTTATCCCATTTGATCAAGTGACATTTCTTTTCATCCTCTAACCCACCCCATAAGAAATCGCGGAAAGTCTTCTCTAGTCTGGTCGCTACCCCTGCAGGCACGGGGAATAAAGAGAGGAAATATGTTGGGAGGTTAGAGAGCGTGCTCTTAATAAGCGTGATTCTTCCCCCCTTGGAcaagtaaattctcttccaccctgccagtttgctttcaattttctcaatcatCCCTTCCCATATTACTTTGGATTTATGAGGGGCTCCCAAGGGAAGTCCAAGGTATTTCATAGGCAAGGAAGAGACCTTGCAGCCCAAGATGGCAGCCACCTCGCTTAAGTTGATAACCGAGCCAACGGGAACTACCTCCGATTTTGCTAAGTTCACTTTGAGGCCAGAAACAGCttcaaagcaaagaagaagagcaCGAAGGGATCTAAGTTGGGCTAGATCCGGATGGCAGAAAATCAAGGTGTCGTCAGCGAAGAGGAGGTGGGAGATTGTCAAGCTTCCATGAGGAGAACCACCTACCGAGAAGCCCGAGACGAAGCCGCCTTCCACTGCCCCTTCCAGCATTCTGCTCAAGACATCCATTACAAGAATGAAAAGAAGTGGGgagagaggatccccttgtcgcAGACCTCGAGAGCTGTTGAAGAAGCCTTCCGGAGTACCATTGACCAAAACCGAGAATCTGATTGTTGAGATACAATGCTTTATCCACTGGCACCATCTTTCTCCGAGCACCATCTATAATTTGTGAGAATTATAGAAATCAAAATATGTAAAAACTAGAGCCTATAGAGGTGGAGTTTGCATTATATTAAAACGAATCCAgtttctctttttttgtttttatgtttgtCAGGGAGGGTGTAAAGATTAGATTTGAGTAATTTGGGCTTTGGGAATTAACTGAATTTATTTGTATTGTTATTAATGGGCTTTTATGAGCAATAATTGACATCTGAGGTGGTGATGGGCTAGCATGAGAAGTAATTGATATTTGATTTGGGTTTTGCAGCTTGGAGGTTTTTGATCTTGTGGAGTTTGATAAGTGGGTTGAGAAGGCGATGGCACCTGCTATAGAACCCAGTTTGAAACTCTATGAAGAGGTTTTGGGTTTGGGATTCAAGGTTTTCTTGCTGACTGGGCGCAGTGAGAGGCAAAGGGAGATTACTGTTGGGAATTTGAATAATGCAGGATTTCAGAATTGGGACAAGCTCATATTGAGGTGAGGAGAAACGTTGTGTACACAAAAAAGCAAGTGGTTATGATTGATAGGATGCAACAGCTATTGCCATATATAAACTGCCTGCTAAAATTATAACCCTTAGCCATTGAATTTATTTGAAACTATactatatcattttcctttcaaattttttcatagATCTAAGAacaaatgcatgtgcatgtttGTACTTATGTGTTTTTGTGTGGGTATATTGAAGCATTGCACCTGTTATTAGCCGATAGTCATGAAATGTTAAATCCCATCTTATACTGaatgcattttatttatgacaTATAACTGTATGTATATTAGGTTAAAGAGATTTCTATAAATGCGATTAAAGGATACATGCTAGGTAATGATACCATTGCTTACAAGAACAGAGAATAAAATAAGTTTTCATATTAACACTTGGGGGCTTTTGTTGCTTTTTCTGAGTGAACATAAGAAATCATTGTCTTGAGCAAATGGGATATCTAGAGCAATAATTTTACTTAGCATTAGAAAAAACAGTTGCAATTCTAGCTAGCAGATTATCTTAGACCAAATGGGATTTATACAGTACTTTATAATGACCTTACCTGAGTTGGACATAACGGTATGAAAACAGGGATGATGGATGAGGCCTGTAATGGCACTTTTCATTGAGTTATTCGTGAATGTCATTATTTTCTGCCCTATAATGGCACTCTCCATTTTTCGCTAGTGCAGTAGCTTCTTTGTCGATGGATTAAGTAACTTTATTGCTCTCTTTCAAGTTTCAATCTATGCCATAGAATGTCCTCTAGTCTAGCTGGCTCTTGAATTCCAAGTTTGTTTAACCCCCAGAAGTTGGCCTGGACACCagatttccttttctttactAAGATGTTGAGTTCAAAACTAACTTTTCCCTCCATTCATTCATACAGAAATCTCCTTTGTTTCTTTAGCATCCTCATTGTATATGCTTTCttcagaaaaattatatttacagtgtATGAGGTAGTCCAGAGCTGGAACCAATGTCTATGCAGTCCCCTTCCTTCTGGTATATGTATCTTGGATGAACTTTATACAATATCTTGGAAGAAATAGCAAACAGAAAAAACTACGAAAATCTTACTTTGATATCTTccatttttatatttactttgTGGATCATATGGTCAAGGACTCAAACTTGCTATTTTAAGGACAGTGTGGTACTTTTTACCGGTGTCATAATTTTCACAGAATCTGAAGTTTCTCAAATTGTCAGGGCCCCTGAGGACCATGGAAAATTAGCCACAATATTCAAGTCGGAGAAGAGGAACGAGATGGTAAAAGAGGGATATAGGATTCTCGGGAACTCTGGGGACCAGTGGAGCGATTTATTGGGCTCCTCAACAGCCAACCGCTCTTTCAAGCTTCCAAATCCTATGTATTACATTCCCTGATTGGGAGTCATTTCAAATCCTTTACATGTAACTGTAATTTCAAATCCTTTATATGTAACTGTACATTTCAAATCCTTCATGTCTAACTGTATAAATTGGGGGATCAAATTAAGCATTTATCTCATAAATACAGATTGATTTTTGCAGCCCCGTTTACGCTCATGGTATATATTCCTCAAAACTTATTTCTACGTGCATGCGGTGCAGGTGCTTTGCTTTGATGGTTGATAGTATTTCTTCCCAGTCAAAGCCATACTTGTTTTGTTGTAAATCCATATTTGATACACTCCCTGCATGCTTTGACatctttcacttttttcaaaaggagtgcACAGCACACTCTAtgacgactgtaaatattatttctcttgaaTCAATCATACATATACCTGCTcataaattatgtattttgtacCACTAGTCCAAACACACAAGGGTCCATTGGCCTTATTAGATGGGAGGTAGCAAGTTCTATCCTTTTTCTCCTGGAAACCAAGAAAGAAGATCACATGCTACGACCTTTTTTGCCCACATTCTGTTTGGAATTGATTTTTGTGGTTTGTAACCCTTATCCTCACCGAATCAAGCTGTATTCAAGTTCATTGGGATTTTAGGGGAGTACAGCCATGAAGATTCTTTTTCCGATGATTCAATTATTAAAGAGGAACGGTCTATGGTACCAACCTTGAGTCTTTTTGACTGTTGGTTCCTttgctttcctttctttctacCCCTCATAACAGCATTGTATACGGACCATTACTCTTTAGTTCTTTTGATGCATGCACTTTCTGCCACTAATTAAAGACTAAAAATAAATTCCTTAGTCCCTTTGCATTAAAGGCGCCCCCCCCCCGCCAAAAGACTGTCTTATGAGTTCTATTATTTTCTATGTTGGTCTCTCTTAAATTTAGACTGGGATTAGGATTCCACCCGACTTTACTGGTTTGAATCCTTTAGCATGATATTTAAGGGAAAATggagtttgtttgttttttttctttttttcctacaCCTAATAAATAAGGGGCAAACAAGTAGAACAAAAAGTGgctaaaatgaaatataaaaacaCAACCTTTCATAATTCCTGTTTCATTTTCTCCCTGTTGTGGGGCTCGCGTGGTACGATTCTTTGAAATGCTTATTGCATTTGGTTGCGTAATCTTAAATAAAGTGATCAGGCAAAAAAGGTGATTGGATTATTCCTAAGTGTGTACgtaataaatatagatattgTGAGACAGATTGACATTAGATTTGTATGTTCCATTTAGTCCATGTGCTTCCTGAATTCAATAATAATTTCTTGAACTCATGCATAATTGATCACATCTCTTGACAAATTagtctagctagctagctcagaATTATATGAATCTGAACACGTTTTTTGTTACTCTTATCTATTCCGGCCAATTACAGCTATTCTTGATTGATTTGATCTTTGTCCTCTATCTACTTGCACTAATGTGCAATCGAGAGAGAGCGATCAGGGTCATGTGGCTTTAGGTTATTCTGTCATGAGAGACTGATATGGAAGGTCCCCATTAAAAGGCCATGCTATTCCAAATCTTTATTAAAGTTATTCTCCATTATTGGTAGTACTGGTAATTATGACGAGAATAGTAAACAAGATAATGATAATCAACTAAAATATAAGAGTGGCGACGATGGTAGAGATCAGTAGTGCTTGAGGCAATataaaagatggtggccggccGGGTGGGAGCGGATCAGGAAATAAATTACACCAATATGTAGTACTCCATCTGCAGCTTGCCAGACATAAGACGTACAATGCAAGTGTTTTGAAGCCACTAATAACAGTAACATCGATGGTATTGAGGTGGGTGCAGCTAATTAAAGCTAACACGACTTAATAAAATGGTTGGAAAAgaccgatatatatatatatatatatatttagttagaGCAGGCTCATTTCATCCGGTACTGTTCCTTTTACACAGCCAAACTAATTCAAATGCCTCCAACTCCGGCTGGCCGCTTCGAAGCTATAAAAATGACCAGCCTGATCAGATCTCGTTTGGTGTATTCCTTCCTAAGTGAAAGTTGTGATGTGAAG
This genomic window from Carya illinoinensis cultivar Pawnee chromosome 7, C.illinoinensisPawnee_v1, whole genome shotgun sequence contains:
- the LOC122316606 gene encoding acid phosphatase 1-like — its product is MAFLRFFVVFSLLSLAFSYETHNSHLLPRPLILEYQENIENQFKEFDEELKLQCTSWRFAVEANNLSPWKIIPQECADYVKDYIRGRAYTIDIQRVSKEAGIYAKSVELSGDGKDVWVFDVDETLLSNLPYYAEHGYGLEVFDLVEFDKWVEKAMAPAIEPSLKLYEEVLGLGFKVFLLTGRSERQREITVGNLNNAGFQNWDKLILRAPEDHGKLATIFKSEKRNEMVKEGYRILGNSGDQWSDLLGSSTANRSFKLPNPMYYIP